From the genome of Uranotaenia lowii strain MFRU-FL chromosome 1, ASM2978415v1, whole genome shotgun sequence, one region includes:
- the LOC129739724 gene encoding ras-related protein Rab-27A produces the protein MASIDYDYLIKFLAVGDSGVGKTSFLYQYTDGVFHTKFISTVGIDFREKRVLYNSNGINHRVHMQLWDTAGQERFRSLTTAFYRDSMGFILIFDITNEQSFLDVQNWMEQLRLHAYCDDPDIVLCGNKADLDHKRVISETRAKSLADKYHIDYIETSAFTGHNVKEAIELLLDKVMKRIETVVLSTTIQARRGLPKLFVDTKDTSGAIRLNGNGHEATGDKPDQVGGGRAGCKC, from the exons ATGGCTTCGATTGATTACGACTATCTGATAAAGTTCCTGGCCGTCGGCGATTCAGGCGTCGGAAAAACTAGCTTCCTTTATCAGTACACAGATGGAGTGTTTCACACCAAATTCATCTCGACAGTTGGCATCGATTTTCGCGAGAAGCGAGTG CTGTACAATTCAAATGGAATCAACCATCGAGTGCATATGCAGCTCTGGGACACGGCCGGGCAGGAACGTTTCCGCAGTTTGACGACGGCTTTCTACCGGGACTCGATGGGCTTCATTCTGATCTTCGACATCACAAACGAGCAGAGCTTCCTGGACGTGCAGAACTGGATGGAACAGCTGCGGTTGCACGCCTACTGCGACGACCCGGACATAGTGCTGTGTGGCAACAAGGCCGATCTGGACCACAAGCGGGTGATTAGCGAAACGAGGGCCAAAAGCCTGGCGGACAAGTACCATATCGATTATATCGAGACGAGTGCATTCACCGGACATAACGTGAAGGAGGCCATTGAGCTGCTGCTGGACAAGGTCATGAAACGGATCGAAACGGTTGTCCTCAGTACGACGATTCAGGCCCGGAGGGGTCTGCCGAAGCTTTTCGTCGATACCAAGGATACGAGCGGAGCGATTCGACTCAATGGGAATGGGCACGAGGCGACAGGAGACAAACCGGATCAGGTGGGTGGCGGAAGAGCCGGATGTAAATGTTGA